In the Pieris napi chromosome 19, ilPieNapi1.2, whole genome shotgun sequence genome, one interval contains:
- the LOC125059065 gene encoding collagen alpha-1(I) chain-like: MIKEKEKGGGARLKDEPNDPTEPGHGSRPPSASLPTPAALKKEPDDGPHRVKMEPHSQGSAEDGSADMGVDGIKTEIDGLMDSDGDPTKSPQCDLGGPGSMKSERLSSDSNDIIDPQTGLRSNAGNIQDGNQNCRNPNGPDGMGSCRMGGSGPMGPGVSMGPMSSEAQTLPSNVISKQSGSMEQSQIFVFSTLLANKAAEAVISGQNHSIIAYHCAQPNTKKYLEKHPLKIGQFNKQNPAQWLNNLAMAKRGGLRGGPNMMGPNQMGHMMGPMGPNMGPMGHSMGHMGPNMMGPNRMGGPNQMMMMKGQMGQMGQMGMDGFPGGTPSCGVMDGLGADGEMPWDTKNPSVMSNGMSNGPAQLPPCSEAGSSDNGGDNSSCQSGPKVSSVGVKIPDENLTPQQRAHREEQLATIRKMQQILFPESGSNPNQPGDPQQNSEINPPNSSANMNMSFPPMSQHGPMVSGPNGPMVSMPSGMNSGPSCTMSGPMGPNGPMGGPMGPGHMGPNGPMGGPMGGMGSGMGMGGHGSMGPNGMMGPNGPMMSAMGPNGPMGPMGPCGMKGIRACGDMKSAMCNDMHMGRGCGGPMGRMPNPMGGMGGPKPCMMGGPHMGPRMMPGPNLSAMNGGMMMESGMMGGMVPHADCGPDHHGMCDDYGRGRNMGGDGPGQHKNALRSPKSPGHDIDWQKLQHQFFDDKNMDTELSTQVKSPCSERGGCLPPPPYGASPLHRSASVPIATQSPSQGTPTSEAPRAGSALSSPAHCKPQHKHDPPEILEKLDDGVFVRTLQCLAAQRQKNQQSKEPSLMPVPSPQQISYLNQFEGQELTIQKQPNTSLKDNGPPSNSGGQTPQSSSNQKSPAGMMPGTPEPHSSHSEQRAGRFSLEQSPNFNNPQTPNAGNKCTDEKSRPSPSSNRSNQESASKTPQRDSSGLNQGPYAVSCAKSSCAVTTMSQAHPDDSMSSNTETTLSGGPNSTSLPGPFPGPCSMNRPDNIPINPNQGPNGPMGPATSSFDPISSLAQMSQQLTNTVGGGPGSSGPMGPNGSGMGPFGSGPHHMQHHHSMHPHGHPHMMMNDLGCHMEGMGGPGLGGPMESMMGGGDFPSDMNLSPKMGGGPMGGPMGPMGPDASMLGPRMSGAGKMPPFNGANVQVKASAPNTIQYLPTRPQMPCNTGPRGPPSLDFLQRVTNPMQMDSSKGVQYFPGARAMDMEGGMRGVMRAPGGMLRMPHYPAGFNSPPKMAGDPFGGPGPNPMCGPNFRGVKGGMGPGNVRMGAAQPLPPSMGGPNPGFKGQGFAVPSTADPNYAAQFHNFQQQLYATGSRAAQPHQGYPPYQPSK; the protein is encoded by the exons GTGATCCAACAAAATCGCCACAGTGTGATTTGGGAGGTCCCGGATCGATGAAATCCGAGCGACTTTCTTCAGACTCCAATGACATCATTGACCCTCAGACGGGACTGAGAAGTAATGCGGGAAATATACAG GATGGCAACCAAAATTGCCGAAATCCAAATGGTCCGGATGGCATGGGTTCCTGTCGCATGGGTGGGTCTGGGCCAATGGGTCCAGGGGTGTCGATGGGTCCCATGTCGAGTGAAGCACAAACCCTACCCTCAAATGTCATTAGCAAACAGTCAGGGAGTATGGAG CAAAGTCAAATATTTGTCTTTTCTACGCTACTCGCCAACAAAGCGGCTGAAGCTGTCATATCTGGTCAGAACCACTCCATCATTGCATACCATTGCGCTCAACCCAACACAAAGAAGTACCTAgag AAACATCCACTCAAAATCGGCCAGTTCAACAAACAGAATCCAGCGCAATGGTTGAACAACTTGGCCATGGCAAAGCGAGGTGGATTGAGGGGTGGACCAAACATGATGGGTCCTAACCAAATGGGACACATGATGGGACCCATGGGGCCTAACATGGGCCCAATGGGACACAGCATGGGTCACATGGGGCCCAACATGATGGGGCCTAACAGGATGGGAGGGCCTAAccagatgatgatgatgaaggGACAAATGGGCCAAATGGGTCAAATGGGCATGGATGGGTTTCCAGGGGGCACCCCGTCCTGCGGTGTCATGGACGGCCTCGGTGCTGATGGTGAAATGCCCTGGGACACC AAAAACCCCTCCGTAATGTCAAATGGCATGTCGAATGGGCCGGCGCAATTACCGCCGTGCTCTGAGGCTGGCTCATCGGACAATGGCGGAGACAATAGCTCTTGTCAATCCGGCCCTAAAG TCTCATCCGTAGGTGTAAAAATACCTGATGAAAACCTCACGCCGCAGCAGCGCGCTCATCGCGAGGAACAATTGGCCACGATAAGAAAAATGCAACAGATATTATTCCCTGAAAGTGGGTCAAATCCCAACCAACCAGGGGATCCCCAGCAAAACTCAGAAATCAACCCGCCTAACTCATCAGCCAATATGAACATGTCTTTTCCACCCATGTCCCAACACGGTCCGATGGTCTCCGGACCGAACGGACCCATGGTGTCCATGCCCAGTGGCATGAACTCGGGCCCGAGCTGTACCATGTCGGGTCCTATGGGACCCAATGGTCCCATGGGAGGGCCGATGGGTCCGGGACATATGGGGCCTAACGGGCCGATGGGCGGACCTATGGGTGGAATGGGATCGGGTATGGGCATGGGTGGCCACGGTTCGATGGGGCCTAATGGTATGATGGGACCTAACGGGCCTATGATGTCTGCGATGGGGCCTAATGGACCGATGGGGCCTATGGGTCCTTGTGGGATGAAGGGAATAAGAGCGTGTGGTGACATGAAGTCTGCTATGTGTAATGATATGCACATGGGCAGAGGGTGTGGCGGGCCTATGGGG CGTATGCCTAACCCCATGGGAGGAATGGGAGGACCCAAGCCATGTATGATGGGGGGACCTCACATGGGTCCTAGAATGATGCCTGGGCCTAATTTATCAGCAATGAATG GTGGGATGATGATGGAAAGTGGCATGATGGGAGGAATGGTGCCTCACGCTGATTGCGGACCAGACCATCATGGAATGTGTGATGACTACGGACGGGGGAGAAAT ATGGGTGGCGATGGGCCAGGGCAACACAAGAATGCTCTTCGAAGCCCCAAAAGCCCAGGACACGACATAGACTGGCAGAAACTACAGCATCAGTTCTTTGATGACAAGAATATGGACACCGAACTCA GTACACAAGTGAAGTCCCCGTGTTCGGAGAGAGGTGGATGCCTTCCTCCGCCGCCCTATGGCGCTTCGCCCCTTCATAGATCTGCCTCGGTACCTATAg cAACTCAATCCCCGTCACAAGGCACGCCTACGTCTGAAGCGCCGAGAGCCGGATCAGCTCTAAGCAGCCCCGCACATTGCAAGCCACAACACAAACACGATCCACCAG AGATATTGGAGAAATTGGACGATGGTGTGTTTGTGCGTACGCTGCAATGTCTGGCCGCCCAACGTCAGAAGAACCAACAGAGCAAGGAGCCAAGTTTGATGCCCGTCCCATCTCCGCAACAAATATCCTATCTCAACCAATTCGAAG gCCAAGAGTTGACGATACAGAAACAGCCGAACACGTCGTTAAAGGACAACGGGCCACCTTCGAATAGCGGAGGTCAAACGCCGCAGTCGAGTTCAAATCAAAAATCACCGGCTGG TATGATGCCGGGAACGCCAGAGCCGCATTCATCGCATTCGGAGCAACGAGCGGGTCGATTCTCACTCGAACAGAGCCCCAACTTTAACAATCCACAGACACCCAACGCAGGAAACAAGTGTACAG ATGAGAAGTCAAGACCGAGTCCGTCGTCAAATAGGTCTAATCAAGAAAGTGCCTCGAAAACCCCACAACGTGATTCGTCAGGATTGAACCAGGGACCGTATGCTGTATCTTGTGCGAAAAGCAGTTGTGCCGTCACCACTATGTCACAAGCACACCCCGACGATTCTATGTCCTCCAATACAGAA ACGACGTTATCAGGCGGCCCGAACAGTACGAGTTTACCTGGGCCTTTTCCAGGGCCCTGTAGTATGAATAGGCCTGACAACATTCCCATCAATCCCAACCAGGGCCCCAATGGACCCATGGGCCCCGCAACGTCCTCCTTTGACCCGATCTCTTCTTTAGCACAAATGTCACAACAGTTAACGAATACGGTTGGGGGTGGGCCCGGCTCATCAGGGCCAATGGGGCCCAACGGGTCAGGAATGGGACCCTTTGGATCAGGTCCCCATCATATGCAACATCACCATTCAATGCATCCGCATGGACACCCGCACATGATGATGAATGATTTAG GTTGCCATATGGAAGGAATGGGTGGGCCAGGTTTAGGTGGTCCCATGGAAAGTATGATGGGGGGCGGCGACTTTCCCTCAGACATGAATCTTAGTCCTAAAATGGGAGGTGGTCCCATGGGTGGACCGATGGGGCCCATGGGCCCCGATGCCTCGATGTTAGGACCACGTATGAGTGGCGCAGGGAAAATGCCACCGTTTAATGGAGCAAATGTTCAAGTGAAAGCGAGCGCACCTAACACAATTCAATACTTGCCAACGAGGCCCCAAATGCCCTGCAACACTGGTCCCAGGGGCCCTCCCAGTTTAGACTTCTTACAGAGAGTCACAAATCCTATGCAAATGGACAGCAGTAAAGGCGTGCAATATTTCCCTGGAGCGAGAGCAATGGACATGGAGGGCGGCATGCGAGGGGTCATGAGAGCGCCCGGAGGAATGCTGAGAATGCCCCACTACCCGGCCGGTTTTAATTCACCCCCCAAAATGGCAGGGGACCCCTTCGGCGGGCCGGGCCCTAATCCGATGTGCGGCCCCAATTTCAGAGGAGTGAAGGGTGGCATGGGTCCCGGGAACGTGAGAATGGGAGCGGCGCAGCCGTTGCCCCCCTCGATGGGAGGCCCCAACCCCGGGTTTAAGGGCCAGGGATTCGCGGTGCCCTCGACGGCCGACCCGAACTACGCGGCGCAGTTCCACAACTTCCAGCAGCAGCTGTACGCCACGGGCAGTAGGGCTGCGCAGCCGCATCAGGGCTACCCCCCTTACCAGCCGTCCAAGTGA